Proteins from a single region of Chryseobacterium scophthalmum:
- the lptC gene encoding LPS export ABC transporter periplasmic protein LptC: protein MNFISNINFKNIAYLFSCAIFFIFTSCEEDLTKPKGGNEKNFPSQIIHNAKIIQRDSGFITLKATAPIIEKYELIDSPYTVAKKGMKIEFFDKKNPKKPGNITAKYAKMYDYKKFYEARGDVRILTSDGQRFATQSVFWDQKKNRIYTRDTVYATMEDGSTLVHANGMTAKDDFSEYKFFNNSGDLDVSKAKIAQPRP, encoded by the coding sequence ATGAATTTTATTTCAAACATAAATTTTAAAAATATAGCATACCTTTTTAGTTGTGCTATATTTTTTATATTCACATCCTGCGAAGAAGACCTTACCAAGCCAAAAGGTGGCAACGAAAAAAACTTCCCATCGCAGATTATTCACAATGCAAAAATTATACAGAGAGATTCTGGTTTTATTACCCTAAAAGCAACGGCTCCGATTATTGAAAAATACGAGTTGATCGACAGTCCTTATACTGTTGCCAAAAAAGGAATGAAAATAGAGTTTTTTGATAAAAAAAATCCTAAAAAACCTGGCAACATTACTGCAAAATATGCAAAAATGTACGATTACAAAAAATTCTACGAAGCAAGAGGCGATGTAAGAATTCTTACCAGCGATGGACAAAGATTTGCTACACAAAGTGTTTTTTGGGATCAGAAAAAAAACAGAATCTACACAAGAGACACGGTTTACGCAACTATGGAAGATGGTTCAACTCTTGTGCATGCAAACGGAATGACCGCTAAAGACGATTTCTCAGAATATAAATTTTTCAACAATTCTGGAGATCTTGATGTAAGCAAGGCTAAAATTGCACAACCAAGACCTTAA
- the porV gene encoding type IX secretion system outer membrane channel protein PorV yields MNLTTKLLLGIGLSAGFLSYAQDLSQVRPVLTGAPFLRIAPDARSGGMGDQGVVTSPDAFSQFWNAAKYPFSRTSSSVGLNYTPYMGKLTNDVFLLYGAFHKFLGQEERSTISASIYYFNMGEVELTELGVDNTVTSNGVSKPNEMSIDVAYALKLSDSYSMAVTGRFIRSDLSGGFNTDTTLKPANTFAVDVSGYYTSPKFSSFGNMDGKINGGFSITNLGPKLDYTGDEASRSYLPTMARIGVGYDMYLDDMNKVGLSVEGSKILVPGSEYVGMDPNTRQPIYQVPNVGVMAGIGKSFKNTNSIMYSGALEYSYDNAFAVRGGYFHESEEQGARQFATAGIGLKYRSFGLDVSYLINMSKINTALDNTIRFGLTWNIGDETSNVDY; encoded by the coding sequence ATGAATTTAACTACTAAACTGCTTTTAGGGATTGGTTTGAGTGCTGGTTTTTTAAGCTACGCGCAAGATTTGAGTCAGGTAAGACCTGTATTAACCGGAGCTCCATTCCTTAGAATCGCACCAGATGCAAGATCAGGAGGTATGGGAGATCAGGGTGTGGTAACTTCACCTGATGCGTTCTCGCAATTCTGGAATGCAGCAAAATATCCTTTTAGCAGAACTAGTTCTTCTGTAGGTTTGAACTATACTCCATATATGGGAAAATTAACCAATGATGTATTTTTATTGTACGGTGCTTTCCATAAATTTTTAGGTCAGGAAGAAAGATCTACTATTTCTGCAAGTATCTATTACTTCAATATGGGGGAAGTAGAACTTACTGAGCTTGGTGTAGACAATACAGTAACATCTAATGGGGTTTCAAAACCAAACGAAATGTCAATCGACGTTGCGTATGCTTTGAAATTATCAGATTCTTACTCTATGGCGGTTACAGGTAGATTCATTCGTTCAGATTTATCTGGAGGATTCAACACAGATACTACACTGAAGCCGGCAAATACTTTTGCGGTAGACGTTTCAGGTTACTATACATCTCCAAAGTTTTCTAGCTTCGGAAATATGGATGGTAAAATAAATGGAGGTTTCTCGATTACAAACTTAGGTCCGAAATTAGATTATACAGGCGATGAGGCTTCTAGATCTTATCTTCCTACAATGGCTAGGATTGGTGTAGGTTACGATATGTATCTTGATGACATGAACAAAGTAGGTCTTTCTGTAGAAGGATCTAAAATCTTGGTTCCTGGATCAGAATATGTAGGTATGGATCCTAATACAAGACAGCCAATTTATCAGGTTCCTAACGTTGGAGTAATGGCAGGTATCGGAAAATCTTTCAAAAATACCAATTCAATTATGTATAGTGGTGCATTAGAATATTCTTATGACAATGCATTTGCTGTAAGAGGAGGTTATTTCCACGAAAGCGAAGAGCAGGGAGCAAGACAATTTGCAACTGCAGGTATTGGTTTAAAATACCGTTCTTTCGGTCTTGATGTATCTTATTTGATCAATATGTCTAAAATCAATACAGCATTAGATAACACTATTCGTTTCGGTTTAACTTGGAACATTGGTGATGAAACTTCAAATGTGGATTATTAA
- a CDS encoding NUDIX hydrolase, which yields MYKVFVNEKKLLISKNPENLEKVLNYESFTTLEIALDLLQNTSTSELNVYGEQIDEIWKEFRKLFRIIEAAGGIVNKPNGDTLFIRRLGKWDLPKGKMEKGESREESAIREIEEETNLQNVELRDFINTTYHIYIERNGDRVLKHTHWFEMFFDGEDTSKPQLEEGITEVAWKNTTQIENEVFPNTFQNIKLIINEFWDTKSK from the coding sequence ATGTATAAAGTTTTTGTGAACGAAAAAAAATTATTGATATCTAAGAACCCTGAAAACTTAGAGAAAGTCTTAAATTACGAAAGTTTCACAACTTTAGAAATTGCCCTTGATCTTTTGCAGAACACATCGACTTCCGAGCTTAATGTGTACGGCGAACAGATTGATGAGATCTGGAAAGAATTTAGAAAACTTTTCAGAATTATTGAGGCTGCAGGAGGAATTGTAAATAAGCCAAACGGAGATACACTTTTCATCAGAAGATTAGGAAAATGGGATCTTCCGAAAGGCAAAATGGAAAAAGGTGAATCTCGTGAAGAATCTGCAATAAGAGAAATTGAGGAAGAAACCAATTTACAAAATGTAGAACTCAGAGATTTTATCAATACAACCTATCATATTTATATTGAAAGAAACGGCGACCGTGTTTTGAAACACACCCATTGGTTTGAAATGTTTTTTGACGGTGAAGATACCTCAAAACCCCAGTTAGAAGAAGGAATTACAGAAGTTGCCTGGAAAAACACCACTCAGATTGAGAATGAAGTTTTTCCAAACACGTTTCAAAATATAAAATTGATTATTAATGAATTTTGGGATACAAAATCTAAATAA
- a CDS encoding anhydro-N-acetylmuramic acid kinase, whose translation MTVYKAIGLMSGTSLDGLDICFAKFWKENSYWKFEIIKAETIPYPKVLEEQLRNSIYLSSQDLLALHSEYGFYLGEITKDFITKNQLSDIDLIASHGHTVFHQPQRKFTLQIGDGRAIKSQTPIPVIYDFRSQDVLLGGNGAPLVPIGDELLFSDYNACLNLGGFSNISFKINEERIAFDIAPVNILLNKLVQEFGQDYDENGDLSRKGNINPQLLEQLNSLEFYALSHPKSLGIEWCNANVFPLFSGIENLDVLATFTEHAAEQISKIFNIHQFNKVLFTGGGTYNQFLIEKIKSKTNTEIIIPEKQIIDFKEALIFAFMGVLRLNNETNVLASATGSSHNHSSGIIA comes from the coding sequence GTGACTGTTTATAAAGCAATAGGATTAATGTCGGGAACCAGTTTAGATGGTTTAGATATTTGCTTTGCAAAATTTTGGAAAGAGAATTCTTATTGGAAATTTGAAATCATCAAAGCTGAAACGATTCCTTACCCTAAAGTTTTAGAGGAGCAGCTTAGAAATTCTATTTATTTATCTTCACAGGATTTATTAGCCTTACATTCAGAATACGGATTTTATTTAGGTGAAATTACCAAAGATTTCATTACGAAAAACCAGCTTTCAGATATTGATTTGATTGCGTCTCATGGTCATACTGTTTTTCATCAACCTCAAAGAAAATTTACCCTTCAGATTGGTGACGGAAGAGCTATAAAATCACAAACTCCAATTCCTGTTATTTACGATTTCCGATCTCAGGATGTTTTACTGGGCGGAAACGGAGCGCCTTTGGTTCCGATTGGTGATGAGTTATTGTTTTCGGATTACAATGCATGCCTTAACTTAGGTGGATTTTCGAATATTTCATTTAAAATCAATGAAGAAAGAATCGCTTTCGATATTGCTCCGGTAAATATTCTTTTAAATAAATTAGTTCAGGAGTTTGGTCAAGATTACGATGAAAACGGCGATTTATCGAGAAAAGGAAATATTAATCCTCAATTATTAGAACAATTAAATTCATTGGAGTTTTATGCGCTGTCTCATCCAAAATCCTTGGGAATTGAATGGTGCAATGCAAATGTATTCCCCTTGTTTTCAGGGATTGAAAATTTAGATGTTTTAGCGACTTTTACAGAACACGCTGCTGAACAAATTTCTAAAATCTTCAATATTCATCAGTTTAATAAAGTACTTTTTACAGGAGGCGGAACTTATAATCAATTTCTGATCGAAAAAATAAAAAGCAAAACGAATACAGAAATCATTATTCCCGAAAAACAGATTATTGATTTTAAAGAAGCTTTAATCTTTGCTTTTATGGGCGTTCTCAGATTGAATAATGAAACCAACGTTCTTGCTTCGGCAACAGGAAGTTCACATAACCACAGTTCCGGAATTATCGCATAA
- a CDS encoding UDP-N-acetylmuramoyl-tripeptide--D-alanyl-D-alanine ligase: protein MNTEQFYPIFLSAKKVTIDSRKIEENDIFFAFSGDNFDAATLAQKAIDLGALAVIVENKEFENSEKNIFYVSSTLEFLQELSIHHRNQLNIPIIGLTGSNGKTTTKEIIHAVLSEKYNVQYTFGNLNNHIGVPLSILSIKPEHEMAVIEMGANHQKEIGLLCTIARPNYGYITNFGKAHLEGFGGFEGVIKGKSELYDYLKNADQTVLINENDPIQVEKTQNYAPKITFGKSDSDYYFEAFSENNFVGLQYQDQKALSKLTGEYNFTNLCAAASLGLYFGIGFNKIQSAIESYTPTNMRSQVVKKDHKTLVLDTYNANPSSMSASLHNFVTFEGSKTIVIGDMLELGDESEKEHQNILNLAQELGFNEIITVGKQFKNVNKNSAAFESTDELIQYLKGNKIQSENILLKASRGISLEKAIDFI from the coding sequence ATGAATACAGAACAGTTTTATCCTATTTTTTTAAGCGCAAAAAAAGTAACTATTGACAGCAGAAAAATAGAAGAGAATGATATTTTCTTTGCGTTTTCGGGAGATAATTTTGATGCGGCAACATTAGCTCAAAAAGCTATTGATTTGGGTGCTTTAGCTGTTATTGTTGAAAATAAAGAATTTGAAAATTCGGAGAAAAATATTTTTTATGTTTCTTCAACCTTAGAATTTTTACAAGAATTGTCTATCCATCATAGAAATCAATTGAATATTCCCATTATTGGTCTTACCGGAAGTAATGGTAAAACTACTACAAAGGAAATTATTCATGCCGTCCTTTCAGAAAAATATAATGTGCAGTACACTTTCGGAAATTTAAATAATCACATTGGTGTTCCGTTGAGTATTCTTTCTATTAAACCGGAACATGAAATGGCTGTAATCGAAATGGGAGCCAATCATCAGAAAGAAATAGGGTTGCTTTGTACTATTGCCCGTCCTAATTACGGATACATAACTAATTTCGGAAAAGCACATCTAGAAGGTTTCGGAGGATTTGAAGGCGTTATAAAAGGGAAGTCTGAATTGTATGATTATCTTAAAAATGCAGATCAAACCGTTTTAATTAATGAAAATGATCCTATTCAGGTTGAGAAAACTCAAAATTATGCACCAAAAATAACCTTTGGAAAATCAGATTCTGATTATTATTTTGAGGCTTTTTCTGAAAATAATTTTGTCGGGTTACAATATCAAGATCAAAAAGCTTTATCAAAACTGACAGGAGAGTACAATTTTACCAATCTTTGTGCTGCTGCAAGTTTAGGTCTGTATTTTGGGATAGGTTTTAATAAAATACAATCTGCTATAGAATCTTACACTCCAACGAATATGCGATCTCAGGTGGTGAAAAAAGATCATAAAACTCTGGTTTTAGATACCTACAATGCAAACCCGAGTTCAATGTCTGCTTCTCTACATAATTTTGTCACTTTTGAAGGCTCAAAAACAATCGTTATCGGCGATATGTTGGAATTAGGAGATGAAAGCGAAAAAGAACATCAGAATATTCTTAATTTAGCTCAGGAGTTAGGTTTCAACGAAATTATCACTGTTGGAAAACAATTTAAAAACGTCAACAAAAATTCTGCGGCTTTTGAAAGTACAGATGAATTAATTCAATATTTAAAAGGCAACAAAATTCAGTCAGAAAATATTCTGCTTAAAGCTTCAAGAGGTATTTCTTTAGAAAAAGCAATCGATTTTATTTAG
- the porU gene encoding type IX secretion system sortase PorU, with protein sequence MRLKITLLLVFALVSTSWAQRVPINWDGAKIQDYGETKKNLPNFKNEGFSYSQNNIFIINKQKAGEKQFRVSNLIWESISSTDLFELNKDLIQDFDISNIDYYYSKGERYASIQVGLFKNVKGRILRLSSFDISESNSSAPLVAGKVGSTQNPLSSGSFYKIKVDKSGVFKITTQFLRDNGMNPANINPKNFRIYGNGGVMLPEFNQDVKYSALQENAIQVVGEDDNVWNDGDYALFYAQGPNGYNLYNQANGNGFKRTDTRLNDRSENVKNIYEDFSYYYINFDKGAGKRVQNVDANLPVTALISRFDNYQVVNNDQKNLMKVGRIWVEDQGFSTDKAVTFNLGSAIQGTDVIRYRTQVVGWRAQQNSITFNINTQNSTPKAVPPNDPNYVYDYFPINYSGTITNLSGNQLTINYAPNISTNPNGAFYLDYAEVQYKEDLKFNGTQMNFRDFSLASGTNTNYGFSISNTGNLEQVWDVTDITNANRRVNKAIGSGNFNFGYATSDPNFNNEFVAFRADATFSPQFVGRIANQNLSALQNVDYLIITTPQMMGQAQRIANYHQTKNNFSVQIVDTDKIYNEFGSGSRDLTAIRDFVTKLNTPLGSLKYVFLLGDTSYDYKNRISGNTNVVSSYQGESSSDFISSFVTDDYIVMTKPQTAPEITHNLPDLPVGRIPAANPTEAANMIDKTLAYYNSLSGQSTPFGEWKMKLDFVVDDDRDGGQPFHNIVDNVLKDIFEIPASNLLKEYNVRKLYLDGFQAQSTAGGQRYPQVNQAISNDIGNSLYLFYFGHGGINGWAQERVLTTTEIQNSNNFTNVYSRFPFVSTITCEFTLWDEPSTFSAGEQFMKLKQGGPATMITSSRALGVGYGIEFTDILTHEMFDLNNDDFKTLGDIHLIAKNIKGPHADHLKVNLLGDPAMKLSRPVRRLAIDQIETPVPGLIRGLDFVKVKGHINNASGVVDTSFNGRVVINIFDKKINKTTLNNDGGMTPVLNYKEEGSAIVKASGTAVNGVFTVEFYVPKDINYAVGEGRILGYADNKSIDVFNNQPVQVGDINPNGINDNEPPKIKLYMNNTNFANGGITDQNPMLLACLNDDTGINSTGSGVGHDITVYLDGQIINTIVLNDFFSSGEGNGCINPALADYQKGNVTYPFRNLALGQHQLTFKVWDINNNSTTETLNFEVKDEADQHLIINRPLNWPNPFTNKTYVQFEHNCDDILDVNVQIYTITGKLVRTLTNVVVAEPFLQGFRTPRQAIEWDGKDDFGDTVAKGTYIFKIFAKSQNQEKCKGSATAVEKMVLLK encoded by the coding sequence ATGAGACTAAAAATCACTCTTTTACTTGTATTTGCTTTGGTATCAACCTCTTGGGCTCAAAGAGTGCCCATTAATTGGGACGGAGCAAAAATTCAAGATTATGGTGAGACTAAAAAGAATCTTCCAAATTTCAAAAACGAAGGTTTTTCGTACAGCCAAAATAATATTTTCATCATAAATAAGCAAAAAGCAGGTGAAAAACAGTTTCGTGTTTCTAATCTTATTTGGGAATCTATTTCTTCTACAGATTTGTTTGAATTGAATAAAGATCTTATTCAGGATTTTGACATTTCAAATATCGATTATTATTATTCTAAAGGCGAACGATACGCAAGCATACAGGTAGGATTGTTTAAAAATGTTAAAGGAAGAATCTTAAGATTGTCTTCTTTTGATATTTCTGAAAGCAATTCATCTGCCCCTTTAGTGGCTGGTAAAGTAGGGTCTACTCAAAACCCTTTATCCAGCGGTAGTTTTTATAAAATTAAAGTTGATAAATCGGGAGTATTCAAAATAACCACTCAGTTTTTGAGAGATAACGGAATGAATCCTGCCAATATCAATCCGAAAAATTTTAGAATCTACGGAAATGGTGGTGTAATGCTTCCTGAATTCAACCAGGATGTAAAATACAGTGCTTTACAGGAAAATGCCATTCAGGTAGTGGGTGAAGATGATAATGTTTGGAATGATGGTGATTATGCACTTTTTTACGCTCAGGGACCAAATGGATACAATCTTTATAATCAAGCAAACGGAAATGGTTTTAAAAGAACCGATACAAGGCTGAATGATAGAAGTGAAAACGTAAAAAATATCTACGAAGACTTTTCTTATTATTATATTAATTTTGATAAAGGAGCAGGAAAGAGGGTACAAAATGTTGATGCAAATCTTCCGGTAACAGCTCTTATTTCTAGATTTGATAATTATCAGGTTGTAAATAATGACCAGAAGAATTTAATGAAAGTAGGAAGAATTTGGGTAGAAGATCAAGGCTTTTCAACTGATAAAGCAGTAACTTTCAACTTAGGTTCGGCTATTCAGGGAACTGACGTTATACGTTACAGAACTCAGGTTGTAGGATGGAGAGCTCAGCAAAACTCTATTACTTTTAATATCAACACTCAAAACTCTACACCTAAAGCCGTTCCTCCAAACGATCCTAATTATGTTTATGATTATTTCCCTATTAATTATAGTGGTACCATAACTAATCTTTCAGGAAACCAACTTACAATTAATTATGCACCCAATATTTCAACCAATCCAAATGGGGCTTTTTATTTGGATTATGCCGAAGTACAATACAAAGAAGATTTAAAATTCAACGGAACCCAGATGAATTTCAGAGATTTTTCTTTGGCAAGCGGCACTAATACGAATTACGGTTTTAGTATTTCTAATACAGGAAATCTGGAACAGGTCTGGGATGTAACTGATATTACAAATGCCAACAGAAGAGTAAACAAAGCTATTGGAAGTGGAAATTTTAATTTCGGATACGCCACTTCTGACCCCAATTTCAATAATGAATTTGTCGCTTTCAGAGCTGATGCAACCTTTTCACCTCAATTTGTGGGAAGAATTGCCAATCAAAATCTTTCAGCTTTGCAAAATGTAGATTATTTAATCATCACAACGCCTCAAATGATGGGACAAGCGCAAAGAATTGCCAACTATCATCAGACTAAAAATAATTTTAGTGTTCAAATTGTAGACACCGATAAGATTTACAATGAATTCGGCAGCGGAAGCAGAGATCTTACTGCGATAAGAGATTTTGTAACTAAACTTAATACGCCATTAGGAAGCCTTAAATATGTATTTTTGTTAGGCGATACATCATATGATTATAAAAACAGAATTTCGGGTAACACGAATGTTGTTTCAAGTTATCAGGGCGAATCATCTTCAGACTTTATAAGCTCATTCGTTACAGATGATTATATTGTAATGACAAAACCACAAACAGCTCCGGAAATAACACATAATCTTCCTGATTTGCCTGTAGGTAGAATTCCGGCTGCTAATCCCACCGAAGCAGCTAACATGATAGATAAAACACTGGCTTACTATAATTCATTATCAGGACAATCTACTCCTTTTGGAGAGTGGAAAATGAAATTAGATTTCGTAGTTGATGATGACAGAGACGGCGGTCAACCTTTCCACAATATTGTGGATAACGTTCTTAAAGATATCTTTGAAATCCCTGCAAGCAATTTATTAAAAGAATACAATGTAAGAAAACTCTACTTAGATGGTTTTCAAGCGCAAAGTACTGCAGGAGGACAAAGATATCCACAGGTAAATCAGGCAATTTCTAACGATATCGGAAACAGTTTATATTTATTCTATTTCGGTCATGGTGGTATCAACGGATGGGCTCAGGAAAGAGTTTTAACAACAACTGAAATTCAGAATTCTAATAATTTCACGAATGTTTACAGCCGTTTTCCTTTTGTATCAACCATTACCTGTGAATTTACACTTTGGGATGAGCCGTCAACTTTCTCTGCAGGAGAACAGTTTATGAAATTAAAACAAGGTGGACCTGCAACAATGATTACCTCTAGCCGAGCTTTAGGAGTAGGCTACGGTATCGAATTTACAGATATTCTAACCCATGAAATGTTTGATCTTAATAATGATGACTTTAAAACACTTGGAGATATACATTTAATTGCTAAAAATATTAAAGGACCTCATGCTGATCATCTTAAGGTAAATTTACTCGGAGATCCTGCCATGAAATTGAGCAGACCAGTAAGACGTTTAGCAATCGACCAGATCGAAACTCCTGTTCCAGGATTAATCAGAGGTTTAGATTTTGTAAAAGTAAAGGGGCATATTAATAATGCAAGTGGTGTTGTAGATACCAGTTTCAATGGTAGAGTGGTTATCAATATTTTCGATAAAAAAATAAATAAAACGACCCTTAACAATGATGGTGGGATGACTCCTGTTTTAAATTATAAAGAAGAAGGAAGTGCTATTGTAAAAGCTTCCGGAACTGCAGTAAACGGAGTTTTCACTGTAGAATTTTATGTTCCTAAAGATATTAATTACGCTGTGGGAGAAGGTAGAATCTTAGGGTATGCAGATAATAAATCAATTGATGTATTCAATAACCAGCCTGTACAGGTAGGAGATATTAATCCTAACGGAATTAATGATAATGAACCTCCAAAAATAAAACTGTACATGAACAACACTAATTTTGCAAATGGAGGAATCACAGATCAGAATCCTATGCTTTTAGCATGTCTGAATGATGATACCGGAATAAATTCTACAGGTTCAGGTGTTGGTCACGATATTACTGTATATTTAGACGGTCAAATTATTAACACAATTGTTTTAAATGATTTCTTCTCTTCAGGTGAAGGAAACGGGTGTATTAATCCTGCTTTGGCAGACTATCAAAAAGGAAATGTAACCTACCCTTTCAGAAACTTGGCGTTAGGTCAACATCAATTAACATTTAAAGTTTGGGACATTAACAATAATTCGACAACTGAAACGTTAAACTTTGAAGTTAAAGATGAAGCTGATCAACACTTAATCATTAACAGACCGTTGAACTGGCCAAACCCTTTTACCAATAAAACATACGTTCAATTTGAACATAATTGTGATGATATTTTAGATGTAAACGTTCAAATTTATACAATTACAGGAAAATTAGTAAGAACTTTAACAAATGTTGTAGTCGCAGAACCTTTCCTACAGGGCTTTAGAACGCCACGTCAGGCAATTGAATGGGACGGAAAAGACGATTTTGGTGACACAGTTGCAAAAGGTACGTATATTTTTAAGATATTTGCAAAAAGTCAAAATCAAGAAAAATGCAAAGGAAGTGCTACGGCTGTAGAAAAAATGGTACTTTTGAAGTAA
- the gldJ gene encoding gliding motility lipoprotein GldJ — MKKLKLFSLIALSSTLALTSCGGSGTSGGGGTKKFVSKTGWKPNEKQGWFFAGKQQKQKGWPGMVYVEGGTFTMGLVKDDVMHDWNNSPRRMQVSSFFIGETEITNYEYREYLTWLKYVFPPSDPSYKEIYNGALPDTLLWDNKLSRNDLNETYFRDQNYDYYPVVGVSWTQANRYCEWLTDRANEKALMQAGIIAKDLYINESNNQGGTAFNMDKFKSNDPEMQGYINQQRMNQRTGMKTTNQRIQAANGAPNAAMVTKFRLPSEVEWEFAALGMEKNREYNNYLEKKPQVDLLRGTKGKNRGMILENFKQGRGDYSGPAGWKNDGAAQTADVRQFPSNNIGIYGMFGNVAEWTADVYRPIIDESGSDFNYYRGNMPQAIVRNGDGTYKMVEEGNMKYDTLADGRLVYKNLPGQFERETIADYRNYRDGDKQSSLDYRNANDSATSFNMYNAPVKKFIVDANGKVVLQKDTKDRTSAVSNDVRVVKGGSWQDSAYWLDPGQRRYKNQSSGYGWIGFRVAQDARVNDKSRTRR; from the coding sequence ATGAAAAAACTAAAGTTGTTTTCATTAATAGCATTGAGTTCTACACTTGCATTAACTAGCTGTGGTGGTTCTGGAACTTCCGGAGGCGGGGGTACCAAAAAATTTGTCAGTAAGACAGGTTGGAAACCAAACGAAAAACAGGGTTGGTTTTTTGCAGGAAAGCAACAGAAGCAAAAAGGTTGGCCGGGAATGGTATATGTTGAAGGAGGAACTTTTACAATGGGATTAGTGAAAGATGATGTAATGCACGATTGGAATAACTCGCCTCGCAGAATGCAGGTTAGTTCGTTCTTTATCGGTGAAACTGAGATTACTAACTACGAATACCGCGAATACCTTACATGGTTGAAGTATGTATTCCCTCCAAGTGATCCTAGTTATAAAGAAATATACAACGGTGCTTTACCGGATACTTTGTTATGGGATAATAAATTATCTAGAAATGATCTTAATGAAACTTATTTCAGAGATCAAAACTATGATTATTATCCGGTAGTAGGAGTTTCTTGGACTCAAGCAAACAGATATTGCGAGTGGTTGACAGACAGAGCAAATGAAAAAGCTTTGATGCAAGCAGGTATTATTGCAAAAGATTTGTACATCAACGAATCTAATAACCAAGGTGGAACTGCATTCAATATGGATAAATTCAAATCGAATGATCCGGAAATGCAAGGGTACATCAATCAGCAAAGAATGAATCAAAGAACTGGTATGAAAACTACCAATCAAAGAATTCAGGCTGCAAACGGAGCTCCTAATGCTGCGATGGTTACCAAATTCAGACTTCCTTCAGAAGTTGAATGGGAATTTGCTGCTCTTGGTATGGAAAAAAACAGAGAGTACAACAATTACTTAGAGAAAAAACCTCAGGTAGACCTTCTTAGAGGTACCAAAGGTAAAAATAGAGGAATGATCCTTGAAAACTTCAAGCAAGGAAGAGGAGATTACTCAGGACCTGCTGGATGGAAAAATGATGGTGCTGCTCAAACAGCAGATGTAAGACAATTCCCTTCAAACAACATCGGTATCTATGGTATGTTTGGAAACGTTGCAGAATGGACGGCAGATGTGTACAGACCAATCATTGATGAATCTGGAAGTGACTTCAACTATTACAGAGGAAATATGCCTCAAGCTATCGTAAGAAACGGTGACGGAACTTACAAAATGGTAGAAGAAGGTAACATGAAATATGATACTTTAGCTGACGGAAGATTAGTTTACAAAAACTTGCCTGGTCAGTTTGAAAGAGAAACTATTGCAGATTACAGAAACTACAGAGATGGTGACAAACAGTCTTCATTAGATTACAGAAACGCAAACGATTCTGCTACATCTTTCAATATGTATAATGCTCCTGTTAAGAAGTTTATTGTTGATGCAAATGGTAAAGTAGTATTACAAAAAGATACTAAAGACAGAACATCAGCGGTTTCTAACGACGTTAGAGTTGTAAAAGGTGGTTCTTGGCAAGATTCAGCATATTGGTTGGATCCGGGACAAAGAAGATACAAAAATCAGTCATCTGGTTATGGTTGGATCGGTTTCCGTGTTGCACAAGATGCTAGAGTAAACGACAAATCTAGAACGAGAAGATAA